Proteins from one Caretta caretta isolate rCarCar2 chromosome 12, rCarCar1.hap1, whole genome shotgun sequence genomic window:
- the USB1 gene encoding U6 snRNA phosphodiesterase 1 isoform X3, giving the protein MVPRASCPRGTRERASIPGAARAQHPAPGASDSSSPGMPIPRLPLPDSVLNMFRDQEEEVTDDSSKHGGRVRNFPHERGNWATYVYLPCEIQEELLELRELLVSHARRYTVSLTAMEEFHVSLSQSVVLRYHWINPLVQSLKEHVASFYRFFCTASQVKVYTNQRKTRTFVGLEVSCGHSQLLELVSEVDKVMEEFDLPTFYKNPSFHISLAWCVGDLTDKLEGQCLQELQEIVDGFEDSTFLLRFQWDQIRCRSGNKFFSFPLR; this is encoded by the exons atgGTGCCACGGGCGAGCTGCCCTCGGGGTACCCGGGAAAGAGCCTCCATCCCGGGAGCTGCCCGTGCGCAGCACCCCGCCCCGGGCGCATCAGACAGCAGCAGCCCGGG CATGCCGATTCCTCGCCTCCCTCTGCCGGACAGTGTCTTAAACATGTTCAGAGACCAGGAAGAGGAGGTCACGGATGACAGCTCCAAGCACGGCGGACGAGTGCGCAACTTCCCCCATGAGCGGGGCAACTGGGCGACTTATGTCTACCTGCCCT GTGAAATCCAGGAGGAATTGCTGGAGCTGCGGGAGCTCCTCGTTTCCCACGCCCGCAGGTACACGGTGTCGCTCACTGCCATGGAGGAATTCCACGTCAGCCTCTCCCAGAGCGTGGTGCTGCGGTACCACTGGATAAACCCCTTGGTCCAGTCCCTCAAGGAACACGTAGCCTCCTTCTACAG GTTCTTCTGTACGGCCAGCCAGGTTAAGGTGTATACCAACCAGCGCAAAACCAG GACCTTTGTGGGCTTGGAGGTCTCGTGTGGGCATTCTCAGTTGCTGGAGCTGGTCTCGGAGGTGGATAAAGTTATGGAGGAGTTTGATCTCCCAACGTTCTACAAG AACCCATCATTCCATATCAGCCTGGCCTGGTGTGTCGGGGACCTGACTGACAAGCTGGAAGGGCAGTGCCTCCAGGAGCTTCAG GAGATTGTGGATGGGTTTGAGGACTCCACGTTCCTGCTGCGATTCCAGTGGGATCAGATCCGCTGCAGATCTGGGAACAagttcttctccttccctttgagGTAG
- the USB1 gene encoding U6 snRNA phosphodiesterase 1 isoform X4, giving the protein MPIPRLPLPDSVLNMFRDQEEEVTDDSSKHGGRVRNFPHERGNWATYVYLPCEIQEELLELRELLVSHARRYTVSLTAMEEFHVSLSQSVVLRYHWINPLVQSLKEHVASFYRFFCTASQVKVYTNQRKTRTFVGLEVSCGHSQLLELVSEVDKVMEEFDLPTFYKNPSFHISLAWCVGDLTDKLEGQCLQELQEIVDGFEDSTFLLRFQWDQIRCRSGNKFFSFPLR; this is encoded by the exons ATGCCGATTCCTCGCCTCCCTCTGCCGGACAGTGTCTTAAACATGTTCAGAGACCAGGAAGAGGAGGTCACGGATGACAGCTCCAAGCACGGCGGACGAGTGCGCAACTTCCCCCATGAGCGGGGCAACTGGGCGACTTATGTCTACCTGCCCT GTGAAATCCAGGAGGAATTGCTGGAGCTGCGGGAGCTCCTCGTTTCCCACGCCCGCAGGTACACGGTGTCGCTCACTGCCATGGAGGAATTCCACGTCAGCCTCTCCCAGAGCGTGGTGCTGCGGTACCACTGGATAAACCCCTTGGTCCAGTCCCTCAAGGAACACGTAGCCTCCTTCTACAG GTTCTTCTGTACGGCCAGCCAGGTTAAGGTGTATACCAACCAGCGCAAAACCAG GACCTTTGTGGGCTTGGAGGTCTCGTGTGGGCATTCTCAGTTGCTGGAGCTGGTCTCGGAGGTGGATAAAGTTATGGAGGAGTTTGATCTCCCAACGTTCTACAAG AACCCATCATTCCATATCAGCCTGGCCTGGTGTGTCGGGGACCTGACTGACAAGCTGGAAGGGCAGTGCCTCCAGGAGCTTCAG GAGATTGTGGATGGGTTTGAGGACTCCACGTTCCTGCTGCGATTCCAGTGGGATCAGATCCGCTGCAGATCTGGGAACAagttcttctccttccctttgagGTAG
- the USB1 gene encoding U6 snRNA phosphodiesterase 1 isoform X1, protein MLRWVRGKPGSTHRGCRVLLYTLRPGSRPSAAPRKRSPGPPATPPAPWPLQPLASMPIPRLPLPDSVLNMFRDQEEEVTDDSSKHGGRVRNFPHERGNWATYVYLPCEIQEELLELRELLVSHARRYTVSLTAMEEFHVSLSQSVVLRYHWINPLVQSLKEHVASFYRFFCTASQVKVYTNQRKTRTFVGLEVSCGHSQLLELVSEVDKVMEEFDLPTFYKNPSFHISLAWCVGDLTDKLEGQCLQELQEIVDGFEDSTFLLRFQWDQIRCRSGNKFFSFPLR, encoded by the exons ATGCTCCGCTGGGTCAGGGGAAAGCCCGGGTCCACCCACCGGGGATGCAGAGTCCTTCTCTACACGCTGCGGCCTGGGAGCCGCCCCTCCGCTGCCCCTAGGAAGCGCAGCCCCGGTCCTCCAGCCACCCCGCCGGCTCCCTGGCCCCTCCAGCCTCTCGCCAG CATGCCGATTCCTCGCCTCCCTCTGCCGGACAGTGTCTTAAACATGTTCAGAGACCAGGAAGAGGAGGTCACGGATGACAGCTCCAAGCACGGCGGACGAGTGCGCAACTTCCCCCATGAGCGGGGCAACTGGGCGACTTATGTCTACCTGCCCT GTGAAATCCAGGAGGAATTGCTGGAGCTGCGGGAGCTCCTCGTTTCCCACGCCCGCAGGTACACGGTGTCGCTCACTGCCATGGAGGAATTCCACGTCAGCCTCTCCCAGAGCGTGGTGCTGCGGTACCACTGGATAAACCCCTTGGTCCAGTCCCTCAAGGAACACGTAGCCTCCTTCTACAG GTTCTTCTGTACGGCCAGCCAGGTTAAGGTGTATACCAACCAGCGCAAAACCAG GACCTTTGTGGGCTTGGAGGTCTCGTGTGGGCATTCTCAGTTGCTGGAGCTGGTCTCGGAGGTGGATAAAGTTATGGAGGAGTTTGATCTCCCAACGTTCTACAAG AACCCATCATTCCATATCAGCCTGGCCTGGTGTGTCGGGGACCTGACTGACAAGCTGGAAGGGCAGTGCCTCCAGGAGCTTCAG GAGATTGTGGATGGGTTTGAGGACTCCACGTTCCTGCTGCGATTCCAGTGGGATCAGATCCGCTGCAGATCTGGGAACAagttcttctccttccctttgagGTAG
- the USB1 gene encoding U6 snRNA phosphodiesterase 1 isoform X2 gives MSGAALVGYSSSSGGSEDESGGSPRAAAGGGSARGAATHGAGPAQTSMPIPRLPLPDSVLNMFRDQEEEVTDDSSKHGGRVRNFPHERGNWATYVYLPCEIQEELLELRELLVSHARRYTVSLTAMEEFHVSLSQSVVLRYHWINPLVQSLKEHVASFYRFFCTASQVKVYTNQRKTRTFVGLEVSCGHSQLLELVSEVDKVMEEFDLPTFYKNPSFHISLAWCVGDLTDKLEGQCLQELQEIVDGFEDSTFLLRFQWDQIRCRSGNKFFSFPLR, from the exons ATGAGCGGGGCGGCGCTGGTGGgctacagcagcagcagcggcggctCGGAGGATGAGTCCGGCGGCTCCCCGCGAGCTGCGGCGGGGGGCGGCTCGGCGCGGGGGGCGGCGACCCACGGAGCCGGCCCCGCCCAGACCAG CATGCCGATTCCTCGCCTCCCTCTGCCGGACAGTGTCTTAAACATGTTCAGAGACCAGGAAGAGGAGGTCACGGATGACAGCTCCAAGCACGGCGGACGAGTGCGCAACTTCCCCCATGAGCGGGGCAACTGGGCGACTTATGTCTACCTGCCCT GTGAAATCCAGGAGGAATTGCTGGAGCTGCGGGAGCTCCTCGTTTCCCACGCCCGCAGGTACACGGTGTCGCTCACTGCCATGGAGGAATTCCACGTCAGCCTCTCCCAGAGCGTGGTGCTGCGGTACCACTGGATAAACCCCTTGGTCCAGTCCCTCAAGGAACACGTAGCCTCCTTCTACAG GTTCTTCTGTACGGCCAGCCAGGTTAAGGTGTATACCAACCAGCGCAAAACCAG GACCTTTGTGGGCTTGGAGGTCTCGTGTGGGCATTCTCAGTTGCTGGAGCTGGTCTCGGAGGTGGATAAAGTTATGGAGGAGTTTGATCTCCCAACGTTCTACAAG AACCCATCATTCCATATCAGCCTGGCCTGGTGTGTCGGGGACCTGACTGACAAGCTGGAAGGGCAGTGCCTCCAGGAGCTTCAG GAGATTGTGGATGGGTTTGAGGACTCCACGTTCCTGCTGCGATTCCAGTGGGATCAGATCCGCTGCAGATCTGGGAACAagttcttctccttccctttgagGTAG
- the ZNF319 gene encoding zinc finger protein 319, with the protein MSESWQQQQQPQHHAGTAALPEHSIPSSTAENPLGCAVYGILLQPDPNPQHHQHPPIQAGEPSHKCGVCGHDLTHLSNPHEHQCLPGHDRSFQCTQCLKIFHQATDLLEHQCIQVEQKPFVCGVCKMGFSLLTSLAQHHNVHNGSAVKCSICEKTYKPPEAEPSQALDSLEKPYSCSICQKTFKHLSELSRHERIHTGEKPYKCTLCDKSFSQSSHLVHHKRTHSSERPYKCTVCEKTFKHRSHLVRHMYAHSGEHLFKCSVCELHFKESSELLHHPCTPSGERPFRCGECHKAFKRPSDLRQHERTHSEERPFKCDLCQMSFKQQYALMRHRRTHKAEEPFRCSLCEKGFVQPSHLLYHQRVHGIENLFKCNVCQKGFSQSAELLRHKCVQNAERPFKCAVCSKSYKRASALQKHQLSHCAEKPLKCTLCERRCFSSSEFVQHRCDPVREKPLKCPDCEKRFRYASDLQRHRRVHTGEKPYKCPSCEKAFKQREHLNKHHGVHAREQQYKCMWCGERFLDLGSLQEHSVQHTAEGAYQVAACLP; encoded by the coding sequence atGTCAGaaagctggcagcagcagcagcagccacaacaTCACGCCGGGACAGCAGCACTCCCAGAGCACTCGATCCCTTCGAGCACTGCTGAGAACCCTCTGGGTTGCGCTGTCTACGGCATCCTGCTCCAACCAGACCCCAATCCGCAGCATCACCAGCACCCTCCGATCCAGGCTGGGGAGCCATCCCACAAATGCGGTGTGTGCGGCCACGACCTTACTCACCTGTCCAACCCCCATGAACACCAGTGCCTGCCAGGGCACGACCGCTCCTTCCAGTGCACTCAGTGTCTGAAGATCTTCCACCAGGCCACTGATCTGCTTGAGCACCAGTGCATCCAGGTGGAGCAGAAGCCCTTCGTGTGTGGGGTCTGCAAGATGGGCTTCTCCCTGCTGACCTCCCTGGCGCAGCACCACAACGTCCACAACGGCAGCGCCGTGAAGTGCTCCATCTGTGAGAAGACCTACAAGCCGCCCGAGGCGGAGCCCTCCCAGGCCCTCGACTCGCTGGAGAAGCCCTACAGCTGCTCCATTTGCCAGAAGACCTTCAAACACCTGTCCGAGCTCTCGCGGCACGAGCGCATCCACACCGGAGAGAAACCTTACAAGTGCACCCTGTGCGACAAGAGCTTCAGTCAGTCCTCGCACCTGGTGCACCACAAGCGGACCCACAGCTCGGAGCGGCCGTACAAGTGCACGGTGTGCGAGAAGACCTTCAAGCACCGCTCGCACCTGGTGCGCCACATGTACGCTCACTCGGGCGAGCACCTCTTCAAGTGCAGCGTCTGCGAGCTGCACTTCAAGGAGTCCTCGGAGCTGCTGCACCACCCGTGCACGCCCAGCGGGGAGCGCCCCTTCCGCTGCGGCGAGTGCCACAAGGCGTTCAAGCGCCCCTCCGACCTGCGGCAGCACGAGCGGACGCACAGCGAGGAGCGCCCCTTCAAGTGCGACCTCTGCCAGATGAGCTTCAAGCAGCAGTACGCCCTCATGCGCCACCGCCGCACCCACAAGGCGGAGGAGCCCTTCCGGTGCAGCCTGTGCGAGAAGGGCTTCGTGCAGCCCTCGCACCTGCTCTATCACCAGCGCGTGCACGGCATAGAGAACCTGTTCAAGTGCAACGTGTGCCAGAAGGGCTTCAGCCAGTCCGCGGAGCTGCTGCGGCACAAATGCGTGCAGAACGCCGAGCGGCCTTTCAAGTGCGCCGTGTGCAGCAAGTCCTACAAGAGGGCCTCTGCCCTCCAGAAGCACCAGCTGTCGCACTGCGCCGAGAAGCCGCTCAAGTGCACGCTGTGCGAGAGACGCTGCTTCTCCTCCTCGGAGTTCGTGCAGCACCGCTGCGACCCGGTGCGCGAGAAGCCCCTCAAGTGCCCCGACTGCGAGAAGCGGTTCAGGTACGCCTCGGACCTGCAGCGGCACCGGCGAGTGCACACGGGCGAGAAGCCGTACAAGTGCCCGTCGTGCGAGAAGGCCTTCAAGCAGCGCGAGCACCTCAACAAGCACCACGGCGTGCACGCCCGGGAGCAGCAGTACAAGTGCATGTGGTGCGGGGAGCGGTTCCTGGACTTGGGCTCGCTGCAGGAGCACAGCGTCCAGCACACCGCGGAGGGGGCCTACCAGGTGGCGGCCTGCTTGCCGTGA